One window of the Lycium ferocissimum isolate CSIRO_LF1 unplaced genomic scaffold, AGI_CSIRO_Lferr_CH_V1 ctg2202, whole genome shotgun sequence genome contains the following:
- the LOC132043206 gene encoding probable inactive leucine-rich repeat receptor kinase XIAO, translated as MKFLTWVFKIFFILTFFQLFSKSFSLAQEPQAAPEPICAKADRLALLGFKAKILKDTTNMLSSWTGLDCCGGGWEGIECDPATGRVIRLILQKPSERDNNLYMKGILSPTLGDLLFMETMIISGMKYIAGTIPISFSNLIRLKQLILDDNSLQGYIPSGLGHLSSLQTLSLGGNHLSGQIPSIIGNFKNLQQLSLSGNLLKGPIPIALKNLGNLQSLDLSHNLLSGLVPDFLGQLQNLTYIDLSSNQLSGQIPISLCNLLKLSFLSLDHNLMTGRIPSQIGKLKALTSLSLSFNKLTGQIPESIAGLPNLWNLSLSRNALLDPLPIALSKGLSSLLSIDLSYNNFNLGTVPEWIRNRELSDVNLASCKLRGMLPNFTRPDSLNSIDLSDNFFTDGISNFFARMSSLQRAKISNNRLKSDIAGIKLPDGISSLDLHSNQLFGSLSRVLSNNTSKFLEVINVSSNQLSGNIPEFVNGLNLKVLNLGSNKITGQIPTSISNLDKLERFDISRNQITGTIPIGLGSLVKLQWLDLSINTISGKIPDSLLGIKALRHANFRANRLCGEIPQGRPYNIFSEAAYAHNLCLCGKPLPPCKGKKQDKLGQ; from the exons ATGAAGTTTCTAACATGggttttcaagattttttttattttgacattttttcagttattttcaaaatcattttcactAGCTCAAGAACCACAAGCAGCACCAGAACCAATTTGTGCCAAGGCTGATAGGCTTGCTCTTCTTGGATTCAAAGCCAAGATATTGAAGGACACTACTAATATGCTGTCTTCATGGACAGGTTTAGATTGCTGTGGTGGAGGCTGGGAAG GTATAGAGTGTGATCCTGCTACAGGGAGGGTGATTAGGTTGATTTTGCAGAAACCTTCTGAGAGGGACAACAACCTTTACATGAAGGGAATTTTATCACCAACTCTTGGTGATTTGCTTTTCATGGAAACAATGATAATAAGTGGGATGAAATACATTGCTGGAACTATACCAATTAGCTTCTCAAATCTCATAAGATTAAAGCAACTAATCTTGGATGATAATTCTCTCCAAGGATATATCCCTTCTGGTTTAGGCCACTTGTCATCCCTTCAGACACTTTCACTTGGTGGGAATCATTTGTCAGGACAAATTCCTTCTATAataggaaatttcaagaatctgCAACAGCTGAGTTTATCAGGGAATTTGCTAAAAGGGCCTATCCCAATTGCCTTAAAAAATCTTGGCAATTTGCAGTCTTTGGATCTTAGCCACAATTTACTATCTGGGCTGGTTCCAGATTTCCTAGGACAGCTTCAGAATTTGACATACATTGACCTTTCCAGTAACCAATTGTCAGGGCAGATACCAATTTCCTTGTGCAATTTGCTCAAGCTTTCGTTTTTATCGCTTGATCATAATCTGATGACAGGGAGAATTCCAAGTCAAATTGGGAAGTTAAAGGCACTCACTTCTTTATCATTGAGTTTTAACAAGTTGACAGGCCAAATCCCTGAGTCTATTGCAGGACTACCAAATCTTTGGAACCTTAGTTTATCTAGAAATGCTCTTTTAGATCCTTTGCCTATTGCTTTGTCTAAAGGCCTCTCTTCTCTTTTATCAATAGACCTTTCTTACAACAATTTCAATCTTGGAACAGTGCCTGAATGGATTAGAAATAGAGAACTTTCTGATGTCAACTTAGCAAGCTGTAAGCTTCGTGGGATGCTTCCGAATTTCACAAGGCCTGATTCTCTTAACTCCATAGACCTATCGGATAACTTCTTCACGGATGGGATATCGAATTTCTTTGCAAGAATGTCAAGCTTGCAAAGGGCGAAGATATCAAACAACCGGCTAAAATCTGATATTGCTGGGATCAAATTGCCTGATGGGATTTCATCTCTTGACCTCCACTCGAACCAGCTTTTCGGGTCTCTCTCGAGGGTGTTAAGCAACAACACAAGCAAATTCTTGGAGGTTATCAATGTCTCAAGCAACCAACTATCCGGAAACATCCCCGAGTTTGTCAATGGGTTAAACCTGAAAGTGCTCAACCTTGGAAGCAACAAGATTACAGGTCAAATCCCGACTTCAATCTCGAATCTTGATAAGCTTGAGAGGTTTGACATATCAAGAAACCAAATTACTGGTACAATCCCAATAGGTCTAGGATCATTGGTGAAGTTGCAATGGCTAGACTTGTCAATCAACACAATTTCAGGGAAAATTCCAGATAGTTTGCTGGGGATTAAAGCATTGAGACATGCAAATTTCAGGGCAAACAGATTATGTGGAGAAATCCCACAAGGCAGACCATACAATATATTCAGTGAAGCTGCTTATGCCCACAATTTGTGCTTGTGTGGCAAGCCTTTGCCACCTTGTAAGGGAAAGAAACAAGATAAGTTGGGCCAGTAA